A single Cellulomonas sp. SLBN-39 DNA region contains:
- a CDS encoding glycoside hydrolase family 3 N-terminal domain-containing protein yields MHRPSASRPARVVAVSAPPPPRPRTPGGALHRAAAAVAALALVVPLLTAVVAPAAAAPVDGSAAGGDLARVGTASADRSQDDVDGAFPPEAAVDGDPSTRWASGNGPDEDVELTAWLQADLGATATVDRVVLAWEAAFARRYEVQVATADPADAAAWTTVHAQVAGDGGTDEIVLDPVQARYVRVLMLERTSFDWDPARPHWYGYSLFALEVHGTPTVATAAFARPAQTVPAGTTAQVEVLLGAPAAAEVSVRVRSTGGSAVPGTHYTAVDERVTFAAGERTAQVAVATVDGGPLAPATTVALTLDDPSDGLVLGGRTATTVTLAPHGDLPDVGDVEVLHDFADGVPAGFTAWGSRTEVTPVLGTGPSDRDGAPAGDQVLLATVGAEPVAGDWFGLTHDTAATDWSARDGFTFRFRGTGGGGLLRYELKSGGQLFETSVVDDAAGWRRVSVPFAQLRLKGDPASDARFDPAASTGWAITLTDLGAGAWALDDVGLYDRLTLLEDAEGDVPLAEPGTTVGLFTWGSDGAQVSLGVQQQDRDGAPAGNHVLGGEYLVPGGGWGGFSQNLAASQDWSAYRGIRLLWYASQETRPASPTAGADIKVELKDGGPDGERSEVWAATFKDSWSADGSRWKLVEIPFDAFTLSGYQPGDEATRNGTLDLTAAWGYAITFVPGGAQAQAWSVDDVGLYGSAVPPAAARVDADDVVLVDPGDEAQVTLRLTTTDGEPLADDVAVSWQDAPGTAERGTHYAPVQGDAVFAAGTASGATTTVTVTTLAAAPADDARSLTLDLASADAALGPDPRVVLNAVGHPYLDPSLPAAERVDDLLGRMTLAEKVGQMTQAERLGLASPVQVADLGLGSVLSGGGSVPRPNTAAGWADMVDGFQRQALSTRLQVPLVYGVDAVHGHNNVVGATIFPHNQGLGATRDPDLVEAAARATAVETRATGVPWTFAPCLCVTRDERWGRSYEAFGEDPALVAALAAPAVQGLQGTDPADLSGPEKVLATAKHWVGDGGTRYEPAQAGSGYPIDQGVTHVADLDELRRLHVDPYVPAVDAGVGSVMPSYSAVAVGGAQPLRMHEHRELNTDLLKGELGFDGFLISDWEGIDKLPGGTYREKVVRAVDAGLDMAMAPYNFAAFVEALTGAVEDGDVDEARVDDAVRRILTQKVALGLFEEPFADRSQADAVGSDAHRAVAREAVAASQVLLKDDGVLPLARDAHVYVAGSNADDLGHQAGGWTVQWQGGSGDITQGTTVLEALRAAAPDATVTYSKDASAPLDGAEVGVVVVGEPPYAEGVGDVGNNGRSLTLPAADRAAIDTVCGAVECVVLVVAGRPQLVTEHLDDVDALVASWLPGTEGAGVVDVLLGDAPFTGRLPVSWPATAEQVPVNVGDDVYAPLYAYGWGLRTDALRARLVTAVDLLDAGPARAAVQAVLDAPVWDGDAVDPDATATLVPLLARAAAQLDHDPGTSDRAARDVARAADLVVSGVRDLAQAAVVAAADGLPADAVALTADAEHALVSGDPAAAVALLAQVAGVPTTDPVPSTTTLHLTPRVTALGARTTAVVTVRADGATPAGDVEVRVDDVVVATGTLEPVGAGRAQVRVTLPRGTAAGTHEVTATSLGSAAVAGSTSAPTTWRVLPGLARVRTDGTDWSVGRADPKVVEVQVRGVEGVPPTGDVEVWVNGRRSVTVDLPPDGTVAVTLPRSTRTGLVLVVYRGDPSYLPAVAPPRLLIVR; encoded by the coding sequence GTGCACCGACCGTCCGCGTCCCGTCCTGCCCGCGTCGTCGCCGTCTCCGCACCGCCACCACCCCGTCCGCGCACGCCGGGCGGGGCCCTGCACCGCGCCGCCGCAGCCGTCGCCGCGCTCGCGCTCGTGGTGCCGCTGCTCACGGCCGTCGTCGCCCCGGCGGCGGCCGCCCCGGTCGACGGGTCCGCGGCGGGCGGCGACCTCGCGCGCGTGGGCACCGCGTCGGCCGACCGGTCCCAGGACGACGTCGACGGCGCGTTCCCGCCGGAGGCGGCCGTCGACGGCGACCCGTCGACGCGGTGGGCCAGCGGCAACGGCCCCGACGAGGACGTCGAGCTCACCGCGTGGCTCCAGGCGGACCTGGGGGCGACCGCGACGGTCGACCGCGTGGTGCTGGCGTGGGAGGCGGCGTTCGCGCGCCGGTACGAGGTCCAGGTCGCCACCGCGGACCCGGCCGACGCCGCCGCGTGGACGACCGTGCACGCGCAGGTCGCCGGGGACGGCGGCACCGACGAGATCGTCCTCGACCCGGTGCAGGCCCGGTACGTGCGGGTGCTCATGCTCGAGCGCACGTCGTTCGACTGGGACCCCGCCCGCCCCCACTGGTACGGCTACTCGCTGTTCGCGCTCGAGGTGCACGGCACGCCCACGGTCGCGACGGCGGCGTTCGCCCGGCCGGCGCAGACCGTGCCCGCGGGCACCACGGCCCAGGTCGAGGTGCTGCTGGGCGCCCCGGCCGCGGCGGAGGTCTCGGTCCGGGTCCGCTCGACCGGGGGCTCGGCGGTGCCGGGCACGCACTACACGGCCGTCGACGAGCGGGTCACGTTCGCCGCGGGGGAGCGCACCGCGCAGGTCGCGGTCGCGACCGTCGACGGCGGCCCGCTGGCACCGGCCACGACCGTCGCCCTGACCCTCGACGACCCGTCCGACGGCCTCGTCCTGGGCGGCCGCACCGCCACCACGGTGACCCTCGCGCCGCACGGCGACCTGCCGGACGTCGGTGACGTCGAGGTGCTGCACGACTTCGCCGACGGCGTGCCTGCCGGCTTCACCGCCTGGGGGAGCCGCACGGAGGTCACGCCGGTGCTCGGCACGGGGCCGTCCGACCGCGACGGGGCACCGGCGGGCGACCAGGTGCTGCTCGCGACGGTCGGGGCCGAGCCCGTCGCCGGCGACTGGTTCGGGCTGACGCACGACACGGCGGCCACGGACTGGTCGGCGCGGGACGGGTTCACGTTCCGGTTCCGGGGCACGGGCGGCGGCGGGCTGCTGCGGTACGAGCTGAAGAGCGGCGGGCAGCTCTTCGAGACGTCCGTCGTGGACGACGCGGCCGGGTGGCGGCGCGTCAGCGTGCCGTTCGCGCAGCTGCGGCTCAAGGGCGACCCGGCCTCGGACGCCCGGTTCGACCCGGCGGCCTCGACGGGCTGGGCGATCACCCTCACCGACCTGGGCGCCGGCGCGTGGGCCCTCGACGACGTCGGCCTGTACGACCGGCTGACGCTGCTGGAGGACGCGGAGGGCGACGTGCCGCTGGCCGAGCCCGGCACCACGGTCGGCCTGTTCACGTGGGGCTCGGACGGCGCGCAGGTGTCGCTGGGCGTGCAGCAGCAGGACCGCGACGGTGCACCGGCCGGCAACCACGTGCTCGGCGGGGAGTACCTCGTGCCCGGCGGCGGCTGGGGCGGGTTCTCCCAGAACCTCGCGGCCTCGCAGGACTGGAGCGCGTACCGCGGGATCCGCCTGCTCTGGTACGCGTCGCAGGAGACCCGTCCCGCGTCCCCGACGGCCGGTGCCGACATCAAGGTCGAGCTCAAGGACGGCGGCCCGGACGGCGAGCGCTCGGAGGTGTGGGCGGCGACGTTCAAGGACTCCTGGTCCGCCGACGGCAGCCGCTGGAAGCTCGTGGAGATCCCGTTCGACGCGTTCACGCTCTCCGGCTACCAGCCGGGCGACGAGGCCACGCGCAACGGCACGCTGGACCTCACGGCGGCGTGGGGGTACGCGATCACCTTCGTGCCCGGCGGTGCGCAGGCCCAGGCCTGGTCCGTCGACGACGTCGGGCTGTACGGCTCGGCGGTGCCGCCCGCGGCCGCGCGGGTCGACGCGGACGACGTGGTGCTGGTCGACCCGGGCGACGAGGCGCAGGTGACGCTGCGGCTGACGACCACGGACGGCGAGCCGCTGGCCGACGACGTGGCGGTCAGCTGGCAGGACGCCCCCGGCACCGCGGAGCGCGGCACGCACTACGCGCCGGTGCAGGGTGACGCGGTGTTCGCCGCGGGCACGGCGTCGGGCGCGACGACGACGGTCACGGTGACCACGCTGGCGGCCGCACCGGCGGACGACGCGCGGAGCCTCACGCTCGACCTCGCGTCCGCGGACGCGGCGCTCGGGCCGGACCCGCGGGTGGTCCTCAACGCTGTCGGGCACCCGTACCTCGACCCGTCGCTGCCGGCCGCCGAGCGGGTCGACGACCTGCTCGGTCGCATGACGCTCGCGGAGAAGGTCGGCCAGATGACGCAGGCCGAGCGTCTCGGGCTCGCGTCGCCCGTGCAGGTCGCCGACCTGGGCCTGGGGTCGGTGCTGTCCGGCGGCGGCTCGGTCCCGCGCCCGAACACGGCCGCCGGCTGGGCGGACATGGTCGACGGGTTCCAGCGCCAGGCGCTCTCGACGCGCCTGCAGGTGCCGCTCGTCTACGGCGTGGACGCCGTGCACGGCCACAACAACGTGGTCGGCGCGACGATCTTCCCGCACAACCAGGGCCTGGGGGCCACGCGCGACCCCGACCTGGTCGAGGCCGCGGCGCGCGCCACGGCCGTCGAGACCCGGGCGACCGGTGTGCCGTGGACGTTCGCGCCGTGCCTGTGCGTCACGCGCGACGAGCGCTGGGGCCGCTCGTACGAGGCGTTCGGCGAGGACCCGGCGCTCGTGGCCGCGCTGGCCGCGCCCGCGGTGCAGGGGCTGCAGGGCACCGACCCGGCCGACCTGTCGGGGCCGGAGAAGGTGCTGGCCACCGCCAAGCACTGGGTCGGCGACGGCGGCACCCGGTACGAGCCGGCGCAGGCCGGGTCGGGGTACCCGATCGACCAGGGCGTCACGCACGTGGCCGACCTCGACGAGCTGCGGCGCCTGCACGTCGACCCGTACGTGCCGGCGGTCGACGCCGGCGTCGGGTCCGTCATGCCGTCGTACTCGGCGGTCGCGGTCGGCGGTGCGCAGCCGCTGCGCATGCACGAGCACCGCGAGCTCAACACCGACCTGCTCAAGGGCGAGCTGGGCTTCGACGGGTTCCTGATCAGCGACTGGGAGGGCATCGACAAGCTGCCCGGCGGCACCTACCGCGAGAAGGTCGTGCGGGCCGTCGACGCCGGTCTCGACATGGCGATGGCGCCGTACAACTTCGCCGCGTTCGTCGAGGCGCTCACCGGTGCGGTCGAGGACGGCGACGTCGACGAGGCGCGCGTCGACGACGCGGTGCGGCGCATCCTCACGCAGAAGGTGGCGCTGGGCCTGTTCGAGGAGCCGTTCGCGGACCGCTCGCAGGCGGACGCGGTGGGCTCGGACGCGCACCGGGCGGTCGCGCGCGAGGCCGTCGCGGCGTCGCAGGTGCTGCTCAAGGACGACGGCGTGCTGCCCCTGGCCCGTGACGCGCACGTCTACGTCGCGGGGTCCAACGCCGACGACCTCGGCCACCAGGCCGGCGGGTGGACCGTCCAGTGGCAGGGCGGCTCGGGCGACATCACGCAGGGCACGACCGTGCTGGAGGCCCTGCGCGCCGCGGCGCCCGACGCCACCGTCACGTACTCGAAGGACGCGTCGGCGCCGCTCGACGGGGCCGAGGTCGGCGTGGTCGTGGTCGGCGAGCCCCCGTACGCGGAGGGCGTCGGCGACGTCGGCAACAACGGCCGCAGCCTCACGCTGCCGGCCGCCGACCGGGCCGCGATCGACACCGTCTGCGGGGCGGTGGAGTGCGTCGTCCTCGTCGTCGCGGGGCGTCCCCAGCTGGTGACCGAGCACCTCGACGACGTGGACGCCCTCGTCGCGTCGTGGCTGCCCGGCACGGAGGGCGCCGGGGTCGTCGACGTGCTGCTGGGCGACGCGCCCTTCACGGGGCGCCTGCCGGTCTCGTGGCCCGCGACGGCCGAGCAGGTGCCCGTGAACGTCGGCGACGACGTCTACGCGCCGCTGTACGCGTACGGCTGGGGGCTGCGCACCGACGCCCTCCGTGCGCGCCTGGTCACGGCCGTCGACCTGCTCGACGCGGGCCCGGCCCGCGCCGCCGTGCAGGCCGTCCTCGACGCCCCGGTGTGGGACGGCGACGCGGTCGACCCCGACGCGACCGCGACGCTCGTGCCCCTGCTCGCCCGCGCGGCCGCGCAGCTCGACCACGACCCGGGCACGAGCGACCGTGCGGCGCGGGACGTCGCCCGGGCGGCCGACCTCGTCGTCAGCGGCGTCCGCGACCTCGCGCAGGCTGCGGTCGTGGCGGCGGCGGACGGGCTGCCCGCCGACGCCGTCGCGCTGACGGCCGACGCCGAGCACGCCCTGGTCTCGGGCGACCCCGCGGCGGCGGTCGCGCTGCTCGCGCAGGTCGCCGGCGTGCCGACCACCGACCCGGTGCCCTCGACGACGACGCTGCACCTGACCCCGCGGGTCACCGCCCTCGGCGCCCGCACGACCGCCGTGGTCACCGTGCGGGCGGACGGCGCGACGCCCGCGGGCGACGTCGAGGTGCGGGTCGACGACGTCGTCGTCGCGACCGGGACGCTCGAGCCCGTCGGCGCGGGGCGCGCGCAGGTGCGCGTGACGCTGCCGCGGGGCACGGCCGCCGGGACGCACGAGGTGACGGCGACGTCCCTGGGCAGCGCCGCGGTGGCCGGCTCGACGTCGGCGCCGACCACGTGGCGGGTGCTGCCGGGCCTGGCGCGGGTGCGCACCGACGGGACGGACTGGTCCGTCGGCCGCGCCGACCCGAAGGTCGTCGAGGTGCAGGTGCGCGGCGTCGAGGGCGTCCCGCCGACCGGTGACGTGGAGGTCTGGGTGAACGGCCGCCGCAGCGTGACCGTGGACCTGCCGCCGGACGGCACCGTCGCGGTGACCCTGCCGCGCTCGACGCGCACGGGCCTGGTGCTCGTCGTCTACCGCGGCGACCCGTCCTACCTGCCCGCCGTGGCCCCGCCCCGCCTGCTGATCGTCCGGTGA
- a CDS encoding beta-propeller fold lactonase family protein, producing MTTHAPVPLWIGTYPHAGIGTPAGLGEGVWRVDLDPATGRLLDGRLVVRTPAPTFLAADPGGRVLLGVDESAAGTVTAWDVTADGGLAPRATVGSGGAHPCHLLRTPQALYVANYSDGALGVLPLAADGGFAPEVLAAGGAVQRFEHAGSGPVADRQGGPHAHFAALTPDGRHLLVADLGTDELRRYARAADGSLADAGVAATLPPGTGPRHLAFSADGTLLHVAGELDATLHVLAWDAATATGTARAVLPAAPGHDGGAPAHVLRDGDRLLMGVRGVDVLTTWPLGPDGTPGTPAVAPLPGRTPRHHEVVAGWTVVALQEEHLLVVLDPAGAEVGRLDLPSPACIVPVTAV from the coding sequence CACCTACCCGCACGCCGGCATCGGCACCCCCGCCGGGCTCGGCGAGGGCGTCTGGCGCGTGGACCTCGACCCGGCCACGGGCCGGCTGCTGGACGGGCGGCTCGTCGTGCGGACCCCCGCCCCGACGTTCCTCGCGGCCGACCCGGGCGGGCGCGTGCTGCTCGGCGTGGACGAGAGCGCGGCCGGGACCGTCACGGCGTGGGACGTCACCGCCGACGGCGGGCTCGCCCCGCGCGCGACGGTCGGCTCGGGCGGCGCGCACCCGTGCCACCTGCTGCGCACGCCGCAGGCGCTGTACGTGGCCAACTACTCCGACGGTGCCCTCGGGGTGCTGCCGCTGGCCGCGGACGGCGGGTTCGCCCCCGAGGTGCTGGCCGCCGGCGGTGCCGTCCAGCGGTTCGAGCACGCGGGGTCGGGGCCGGTCGCCGACCGGCAGGGCGGGCCGCACGCCCACTTCGCGGCGCTCACGCCCGACGGCCGGCACCTGCTCGTCGCAGACCTGGGCACCGACGAGCTGCGCCGGTACGCGCGCGCCGCCGACGGCTCCCTCGCCGACGCGGGCGTGGCGGCGACGCTCCCCCCGGGCACCGGCCCGCGGCACCTCGCCTTCTCCGCCGACGGCACGCTGCTGCACGTCGCGGGCGAGCTCGACGCGACGCTGCACGTGCTCGCGTGGGACGCCGCCACCGCCACCGGCACGGCCCGGGCGGTGCTGCCCGCCGCGCCCGGCCACGACGGCGGGGCGCCCGCCCACGTGCTGCGCGACGGCGACCGGTTGCTGATGGGCGTGCGCGGCGTCGACGTCCTCACCACCTGGCCGCTCGGGCCCGACGGGACGCCCGGCACGCCCGCGGTCGCCCCCCTGCCCGGCCGCACGCCCCGCCACCACGAGGTCGTGGCGGGCTGGACGGTCGTGGCGCTCCAGGAGGAGCACCTGCTCGTGGTGCTCGACCCCGCCGGGGCCGAGGTCGGGCGTCTCGACCTCCCGTCCCCGGCGTGCATCGTGCCCGTGACGGCCGTGTGA